Below is a genomic region from Brevinematales bacterium.
GGAGTTCAATGTCAGGATGATAAAATAGAGCGCGTATTTCTCGAAACGTTTCTCGGCCGCCATCCGCGCGAGAAGGGATTCCGCGAGCGGGAATAACGGGAAAGGGTGGTCGCTCGTGAGGGCGGTGTCGAGGGTCTCGAAGACGAGATAAAGGTACGACAGGCGTTTCAGCTCGGCGCGGATACCGTCGAAACTGTTCCCGAGCGAGATTTCCCGTACCGACAGGATAAGCCCGTTATCGGGATTTTTCGCCCTTACCGCGATACCGTTAACAAGGTTTCCCGCCATCACGGCGCTCTTCCGGCGGCTTTTTTCCCTCGCCGCGCCGAACGCGAAGAGGCGGATTTTTCCGAGCTTTTCGTCTAATAGGGTGATGATTCGATTACCGTCGCCGAAACTGTCGGCGCGGAGGATGATACCGTTAAAACGGAGATGGTTCGATTTGAAGGTTTCTTCGCCCGCCGGGCTATTCCTTCGGTTCATTGGTGATTCGTTCGAGAATGGTGTAATTTTTCAGGCGGCCGCGTTTATCGAATATCTCGCGGACTATCGCGAAATTACCCGAACCGATATAATACAGCTTCCGGCCCTTCTGCTGAAGGTCGGGCTTCGTTTTCTGGATTTCCCCCATCACGCAGTCGAAGTGCGCGAACTGCCCGGTCGGCCCGTGCTTGAGCGCGAATATCAGTCCCTGGATGGGTTTATCGCAGATGGGGCATATATTCTCGGCCTTTTCCAATTCCTGGAGTTTCTTGCTGGGTTCGAGGCCGGTCATGCCTAATTGTTCCTTTATTTCGTCCGCTATTTCGACAGGCGGGAGATTTCTTACAGGCTGAGGCGGGCGCTGTTCGGGGCGGAACTCGCGGTTGGGGTTCTGCTGGGGGGGCTTCCACCCGGGCTGCTGCTGACGGTTCCCGTCGGGGCGCCTGTTGCGGAAATCCCTCGAATGCTGGGACGGTTCCTGCCGCCGCTGGGAATTATCGCGGTTCTGTTGGGGTCTCGGCGCTTGTCCCTGCTGCCCCTGCGGCTGCGGCCTGTTCTGGTTCGGCAACGGGGGCCGCGCGGCCTGAGCCTGCTCGCCCGGACGGACTTCGGCGGGCTTGTTCTCGCCGGATGGGTCGGGCTGGCCGTCGGTACGGTGGTAATGCGGCTTTCCGGGGGCTAACGGCGGATGATGCCTCTTTCTATTATGTGACATTTCTACTCCTTTTACGTACCATATTATAACTATTTTCAACATTTTTTGCAAGGTGCTGCGCACACTAAACCCGATTTCGATCTAAGTACCTCGACCGATAAATAGCCCGTGAAGTAAGGTAGGCACCCGGAATCATCACGGACTATCTGCCGATAGAAAGCCGCCGGTTCGTATCGGAGCTAGTTTACGCAGTACCCCGTGGTGAAAATATTGGGTAGTGACTCGGGTAGAGACATCATAGTGAGCTAGTCGAACTATGGCGTCTCCTGCGACCCCCACGAAGGGGGCTAACCCCGCAGCGGCATTGATGTCAGGATGCGGGGCGCACACTAAACCCAGATTGCTTCGCCGCATTGCGTCTCGCAGTGACGGGGAATTTTAAAGTGTTCAGAAGTACGGTATCGGAGTTAGTTTACCCGCAGAGTGCAAGTAGTTGACAAAAATCATACGGGATATTAAAGT
It encodes:
- the recO gene encoding DNA repair protein RecO, giving the protein MNRRNSPAGEETFKSNHLRFNGIILRADSFGDGNRIITLLDEKLGKIRLFAFGAAREKSRRKSAVMAGNLVNGIAVRAKNPDNGLILSVREISLGNSFDGIRAELKRLSYLYLVFETLDTALTSDHPFPLFPLAESLLARMAAEKRFEKYALYFIILTLNSEGIFPEYSADFAEELKELTSEKHHFGNGTLRFIHDCEIAEGMEFWDGKEISLSVQNELITLIARIFRYHFGRELSSLSLLTPSP